A stretch of DNA from Gemmatimonadota bacterium:
TTGTAGAAACGAGCAAAGCCGTGACAATGGCTCAGGGGGCCGGGCTTGATCTGGTCGAAGTTGCGCCAAATGCACGTCCACCTGTTTGCCGGATTATGGACTACGGTAAATACAGGTATGAACGCGGGAAAAAAGCCAGAAAAAATCGTCAGAGTGCCTCGCAATTAAAAGAAATTCGGATGCGTGTTCGAATCAGCGATCACGATTATCAATTTAAGATCAGGCATGCTGAGAAATTTTTGACCCAGCGCCATAAAGTGCGGATGGTTATTGAATTCTTTGGACGGGAAAATGCACATCGCGATATGGGCCGCGACTTATTGCAGCGCATTGAAGACGATTTGCAACATGTTGGACAGATCGAAACGCACCCCCGCGACGAGGGGCGAAAGCTCGTGATGATTGTCGCGCCAAAATCTCAGTAATAGTCTGCTTCAAATAATCTGTGACGTTGTTCTCAAAGGAGTTTGTCGTGCCCAAAATGAAAACCCATAGCGGTGCCAAAAAGCGTTTCAAAAAGCACAGTTCTGGCAAAATCAGCCGTCGCCAGGCCACTGCAGCGCACAACCTGACCAAAAAGACGAGCAAACGCAAAAGAGGTCTCCGTCAAACTGCGCATGTTCACGCCACTGACCAAAGCCGAGTCAATCGTCTGCTGGCGTCTTGACAGGGGTTGATGATCACTGTTCATTGGAGATTAAAATGCCGAGAGTAACCAATAGTCCTGCATCGAGACGCAGGCGAAAAAAAATTTTAAAACAGGCCAGGGGCTATCGGGGTGGGCGCAGCAAACTGCTACGCACAGCCAACAATGCTGTGGATCGCGCCTTGCAATACGCCTATCGCGATCGCAGGCAAAAGAAAAGAAACTTCAGAGCATTGTGGATTACCCGAATCAATGCGGCTGCCAGACAACACGGATTGACTTACAGCCGATTTATGGCGGGTTTAAAGCGGGATGGCATCGATATCAACCGCAAAGTATTGGCCAATCTGGCCGTAACTGACGCCAATGCATTTGCCGCCCTGGCCGAAAGGGTTAAGCAAAACGCCTGAGTATCTCATGAATCCCAAAAAGCGAAATCCGGCACCGTGTGGATTTCGCTTTTTGCATGAGGGCCAAATCCTCGTGGGGCGAGCTTGACTTTCGTGTAAGATGGTGTTAAATTGCCTTTATATTCAATAGCTTTTGATTCCTTTCAAGGAGCAGACATGGATATGAATCCCTGGACAAGAAATGTGAAAGAAGAAGGGGAAGTGGATGAAGAAGTGGATGAAGAAGTGGATGAATACGCTGGGGCAAACGAAGAGGCCGAAGAAGTAGAAGTAGAAGAGATGGAAGGTAGCGCTGAGGTAGCCGAAGACGCTGAAGAAGAAGTGGATGAAGAAGTGGTCCTGATGGATATTAACGCCGGGGCAGTGGCGGAGGGAGTGGATCGGCTCGTTGAAGCAATTAACAACGCCGTTGCAACCATTGAAGATTTGCGTCGTGAAAATGCCGAATTGAAGCAACAGAGTCGTGCATTGCAGTCAGATATATCGCGACTCGAAGAAGAACGGGTGGCTCTGTGTAACGAACGAGATCAGCTGCAAAACATTTACAACGACAATATGCTTCTGATAGACAATAAGGCGGAAATCCTGGATAAGGTCGAGACGATGTTGCAACGCCTCAATTCCTTAAACCCCGAAAAAAATGAGTGATGTCTGGTTTGTCCGACGTGCGCGTTCAGATATTTGGCTCAGAATATCGCATTGCCAGCGATGCTGACCCCGAACATATCCGCGAGGTGGCGAGTTATATCGATCAGAAAATGCGCGAAATAGCCAGTGCTCTTGCACTGCGCAACAGATCGACAGTAGCCGTATTAACGGCTGTGAATTTGGCTGATGAGCTTTTTAAGATCGAGAAAGAAAGTCGCCGGATGGATCGGCTTTCACGCGAGAAAGCCGATCAACTCGCAGACTCGGTAACTTTTAGCTCACGAACAAAGTGAGTAAATAGCACAATGCGAGTGTGAGACAAGCTATCTCACGGGATTGTGAACCCCGTCGCGTTTGTCCTGAAAATGAGCACAAGCGCGGTGGGGATTTCTTTTAATATAATTAATATAATACCACATTGGAGAAAGTCATGGAAATTGTATCTGTGATTGCGCTATCTACCGGGCTATTGGTGCTGGGATTTGTTGTGGGATGGCTGATCAGCAGTAAAGTTTTCCACAAGAGATTTTACCGCACCGAAGCCTCAATCGAACAAATTTTGGAAGATGCTCGAAGAGAATCAGAAACGGAAAAACGCACCGCGCTTTTAGAAGCTAAGGATCAGATTTATCACGAGCGCGTACAGGCCGAAAAAGCGCTGGAAGACCGCAACAATGAAGTGGCACACCAAGAAGAAGAATTAGATCGTAGGTCGAGCGAGTTGAATCGACGTGCAGATCTCCTCAACCACAAAGCTGGACAAATGGAAGAATTGGAACAAAAATTGGTACAGCAGCAGGATGAATTAACCGTAAAAGAACTGGAATTGGAAGCAATTTTGGAGGCTCAAAATACGCGATTAGAACGCATTGCGGCCCTGACTCGCCAGCAGGCCAAACGCGAATTGATGGAAAATTTGGAGGCTGAAGCCCAGCGCGAAGTTGCCTGGCGCTTAAAAGAAATTCGGGAAGACGCACAAGCGCGGGCCAATGATGAAGCGAGAGAAATTATCGCAAGCGCGATTCAAAGACTGGCGGTAGATTACACGGTAGAATCAACGGTGACAGTTGTCGAGTTGCCAGCCGATGAAATGAAAGGTCGAATTATCGGGCGTGAAGGACGTAATATTCGAGCTTTCGAGATGTGTACTGGCGTGGATGTGATTGTTGACGATACCCCCAAAGCCGTCGTGCTGTCCGGGTTTGATCCCATTCGCCGTGCGATTGCCAAGACAGCTTTGGAGCACCTTTTAATGGATGGGCGCATTCATCCGGGCCGGATTGAAGAAGTAGTTGAAAAATCGCGAGAAAACATGCACGAATTGATTCAACAAGCGGGCGAAGAGGCCATCTTTGACATGGGATTACCCGGCTTGCATGATCGCCTGACTGAATGTCTTGGTCGATTAAAATTTCGGACGATCTATGGGCAAAATATGTTAAACCACAGCAAAGAGGTGGCTTTTTTAGCAGGGATGATGGCCACGCATTTGGGGCTGGATGCACAACTTGCCAAACGCGCTGGCCTCCTGCACGATATTGGCCAGGGAATCAGCCACGAATTTGAAGGTACACCCGGTCAAAATGGCGCTGATATGGCAAAAAAATACGGTGAAGACGACGAGGTAATCAACGCGATTGAAGCCCACCACGGCGAGGCTGACCCGATCTCGCCAATTGCCGTGCTGGTCGATGCCGCAGACGCCATCTCGAGGGTTCGCCCGGGTGCGAGGCGCGAGGTGTTGGAAAATTACGTACGACGATTGGAGCATTTGGAACAAACCGCCCGAGAAATAGAGGGAGTAGATGCGGTTTATGCCATTCAAGCGGGTCAGGAAATTCGAGTGGTCGCCAACTATGGGTTAATCAGCGATGAAGACACCGAACGATTATCTGCTCAAATTGCCGAACGACTGGAAAAAACAATGACATATCCGGGGCATATAAAGGTGACCGTAATTCGCGAGGTGCGCGCCATCAATTTTGCGCGATAAAAAATAGCGAATGAAAATTCTATTTGTAGGCGATGTCTATGGCAGACCCGGGCGACGGGCCGCCGCACATTTGATTCCTCAACTGATCGCACAGCACGCCATTGATTTCTGCGTTGTCAATGGCGAAAATTCTGCTGGCGGTTTTGGTATTACTGCAAAAATCGGACAAAAATTTCACGCTTATGGCGCCGATGTAATTACCCTGGGCGATCACGTCTGGGATCAAAAAGATTCTGTTGACTATATTCAAACGGGCGACCGGATTTTGCGTGCAGCCAATTTCCCCAAAGAGGTTGGGGGTATTGGTGCAGCGGTTTTTTCAGCGCGCAACGGAGCATCGGTTGCAGTGATCAGCCTGCTTGGGCGAACATATATGAAAATGGCTTTGGACTGTCCTTTTAGAACGGGGCAATGCGCCGTGGAGAAGCTACAGAAGAAAACGCCCATTATTCTCATCGACTTCCACGCCGAAGCGACCTCAGAAAAAATTGCTTTGGGGCACTATATGGACGGCAAAGTCAGTGCGGTTTTAGGCACGCATACCCACGTTCAAACAGCCGACAATGGGATCTTGCCTGGCGGAACCGCGTATATGACAGATGTCGGCATGACAGGGCCTCATGATTCGGTTATTGGCGCAAAAAAAGATCCTGCGATTCACCGATTCATAAACCAGATGCCCGTGCGTTTTGAGCCAGCCACAGGTGATGTCAAACTCTGTGGTGCGCTCATCGATGTGGATGAATGCTCTGGACGCGCGCGACACATCGAGCGGTTGTGTCTCGATTTAGAGGAGGGATAAGGTGGAACACCCGCTTTCGGTATCGGACGTCACACAA
This window harbors:
- the infC gene encoding translation initiation factor IF-3 — translated: VETSKAVTMAQGAGLDLVEVAPNARPPVCRIMDYGKYRYERGKKARKNRQSASQLKEIRMRVRISDHDYQFKIRHAEKFLTQRHKVRMVIEFFGRENAHRDMGRDLLQRIEDDLQHVGQIETHPRDEGRKLVMIVAPKSQ
- the rpmI gene encoding 50S ribosomal protein L35, with translation MPKMKTHSGAKKRFKKHSSGKISRRQATAAHNLTKKTSKRKRGLRQTAHVHATDQSRVNRLLAS
- the rplT gene encoding 50S ribosomal protein L20; its protein translation is MPRVTNSPASRRRRKKILKQARGYRGGRSKLLRTANNAVDRALQYAYRDRRQKKRNFRALWITRINAAARQHGLTYSRFMAGLKRDGIDINRKVLANLAVTDANAFAALAERVKQNA
- a CDS encoding cell division protein ZapB, producing the protein MNPWTRNVKEEGEVDEEVDEEVDEYAGANEEAEEVEVEEMEGSAEVAEDAEEEVDEEVVLMDINAGAVAEGVDRLVEAINNAVATIEDLRRENAELKQQSRALQSDISRLEEERVALCNERDQLQNIYNDNMLLIDNKAEILDKVETMLQRLNSLNPEKNE
- a CDS encoding cell division protein ZapA — translated: MSGLSDVRVQIFGSEYRIASDADPEHIREVASYIDQKMREIASALALRNRSTVAVLTAVNLADELFKIEKESRRMDRLSREKADQLADSVTFSSRTK
- the rny gene encoding ribonuclease Y, encoding MEIVSVIALSTGLLVLGFVVGWLISSKVFHKRFYRTEASIEQILEDARRESETEKRTALLEAKDQIYHERVQAEKALEDRNNEVAHQEEELDRRSSELNRRADLLNHKAGQMEELEQKLVQQQDELTVKELELEAILEAQNTRLERIAALTRQQAKRELMENLEAEAQREVAWRLKEIREDAQARANDEAREIIASAIQRLAVDYTVESTVTVVELPADEMKGRIIGREGRNIRAFEMCTGVDVIVDDTPKAVVLSGFDPIRRAIAKTALEHLLMDGRIHPGRIEEVVEKSRENMHELIQQAGEEAIFDMGLPGLHDRLTECLGRLKFRTIYGQNMLNHSKEVAFLAGMMATHLGLDAQLAKRAGLLHDIGQGISHEFEGTPGQNGADMAKKYGEDDEVINAIEAHHGEADPISPIAVLVDAADAISRVRPGARREVLENYVRRLEHLEQTAREIEGVDAVYAIQAGQEIRVVANYGLISDEDTERLSAQIAERLEKTMTYPGHIKVTVIREVRAINFAR
- a CDS encoding TIGR00282 family metallophosphoesterase: MKILFVGDVYGRPGRRAAAHLIPQLIAQHAIDFCVVNGENSAGGFGITAKIGQKFHAYGADVITLGDHVWDQKDSVDYIQTGDRILRAANFPKEVGGIGAAVFSARNGASVAVISLLGRTYMKMALDCPFRTGQCAVEKLQKKTPIILIDFHAEATSEKIALGHYMDGKVSAVLGTHTHVQTADNGILPGGTAYMTDVGMTGPHDSVIGAKKDPAIHRFINQMPVRFEPATGDVKLCGALIDVDECSGRARHIERLCLDLEEG